In the Malus domestica chromosome 16, GDT2T_hap1 genome, one interval contains:
- the LOC139193017 gene encoding uncharacterized protein, translated as MERYYKRKLSSISSDNHIPNSSSPNLDSSNPIQNSSLPIPSSSNPIRGNSTPQQNELKVDLDNLERDLGKRKPMKDYPPDIRDEVRRAYILMEPFRVKDHDFPFTLHSNKKRRFVDNCLKEFPWLEYSISKDAAFCFYCYLFKVNFEQSGSGVFTEVGFQNWKHARACCEKHVGMVGSFHNKAVGFSFHGHDESDTSNNRGNYLELLQFLADHDEKIKAVVLDKAPGNLKLIAHSIQKDLVHSCSIETIKTIISDMKNARFFSLLVDEACDVSIKEQMAVVLRYVEKNGKVIKRFVGVQHVPDTTSNTLKESIDAFIHFKELSFSNLRGQGYDGASNMKALVAVANDNVDVNIFFLLANNVVNNIGASCKHRHALREMQQKELMKALENDSLMTGRGLNQETSLKCVEATRWNSHYGTLISLITMFSSVVNVLEMIVDDNTNDSVAKANRLLNDIQSFEFVFLLFLMKSILGITNDLSQALQKDDQEIVNAMALVNTCKEQLLYMRNDEGFDLLVDKVLSFCVQHHIEVINMDKTYVSHGRSRRYTHKKTNRHRYKVELFFVVIDSQLTKLHDRFNETSTKLLICLATLSPNDSFAAFDKEKLLCLDQLYPQDFISKT; from the exons ATGGAACGATATTACAAGCGAAAATTATCATCGATTAGTTCGGACAATCATATTCCAAATAGTTCATCTCCAAACTTGGATAGTTCCAATCCTATTCAGAACAGTTCTCTTCCAATTCCAAGTAGTTCTAATCCAATTAGGGGTAATtccactccacaacaaaatgagtTAAAAGTTGATTTGGATAATCTTGAGAGAGACCTCGGAAAGAGAAAACCAATGAAGGATTATCCTCCAGATATTCGAGATGAGGTTCGAAGAGCATATATATTGATGGAGCCTTTTAGAGTTAAAGATCATGATTTTCCATTCACTTTGCATTCAAATAAAAAGCGACGGTTCGTTGATAATTGTTTGAAGGAATTTCCTTGGTTGGAATATAGTATATCTAAAGATGCTGCATTTTGCTTTTATTGCTATCTATTCAAAGTCAACTTTGAACAATCAGGCAGTGGCGTCTTTACTGAGGTAGGCTTTCAAAATTGGAAGCACGCAAGAGCCTGTTGTGAAAAACATGTGGGAATGGTTGGTAGCTTTCACAATAAAGCTGTTG GTTTTTCATTTCATGGTCATGATGAAAGTGACACTTCAAACAATAGAGGTAACTATTTGGAGCTCTTGCAATTCCTTGCGGATCATGATGAAAAAATAAAGGCCGTTGTGTTAGATAAAGCTCCAGGAAATCTCAAGCTAATAGCTCATTCAATTCAAAAAGATCTTGTTCATTCATGTTCTATTGAAACCATTAAAACTATCATAAGTGATATGAAGAATGCTAGGTTCTTTTCTCTATTGGTTGATGAGGCATGTGATGTTTCTATAAAGGAGCAAATGGCGGTAGTTTTACGTTATGTGGAAAAAAATGGGAAAGTCATTAAAAGGTTTGTAGGAGTTCAACATGTTCCTGACACCACTTCAAACACATTAAAGGAGTCTATTGATGCCTTCATTCATTTCAAAGAGTTGAGCTTCTCCAATTTACGAGGGCAAGGTTACGATGGTGCTAGTAATATGAAAG CTCTTGTTGCCGTAGCAAATGATAATGTTGATGTTAACATATTCTTCCTATTGGCTAATAATGTGGTAAATAATATTGGAGCTTCATGTAAGCATCGTCATGCACTTAGAGAGATGCAACAAAAAGAACTTATGAAAGCTCTTGAAAATGATTCTCTTATGACGGGACGAGGCTTAAATCAAGAAACTAGTCTCAAATGTGTTGAAGCTACAAGATGGAATTCACATTATGGTACTTTGATTAGTTTGATTACTATGTTCTCATCTGTGGTCAATGTGCTTGAAATGATTGTTGATGATAATACCAATGATAGTGTGGCCAAAGCAAATAGGTTATTGAACGACATACaatcttttgagtttgtgtttcTCCTATTTTTGATGAAATCTATATTGGGAATCACGAATGATTTATCACAAGCATTACAAAAGGATGATCAAGAgattgtgaatgcaatggctTTAGTTAATACATGTAAAGAACAACTACTCTACATGAGGAATGATGAGGGGTTTGaccttttggttgacaaagtaTTGTCATTTTGTGTCCAACATCATATTGAGGTTATTAACATGGATAAGACATATGTATCTCATGGGAGGTCGCGCCGTTATACCCACAAAAAGACCAACCGTCATCGTTACAAAGTGGAGCTCTTTTTTGTTGTCATTGATTCCCAGCTTACAAAGTTACATGATCGCTTCAATGAAACAAGTACCAAATTGCTCATTTGTTTGGCTACTTTGAGTCCAAATGATTCTTTTGCAgcttttgacaaagaaaagctacTTTGCCTTGATCAATTGTACCCTCAAGATTTTATAAGCAAGACCTAA